In Cynocephalus volans isolate mCynVol1 chromosome 3, mCynVol1.pri, whole genome shotgun sequence, one DNA window encodes the following:
- the ARPC1B gene encoding actin-related protein 2/3 complex subunit 1B isoform X2 → MAYHSFLVEPISCHAWNKDRTQIAICPNNHEVHIYEKSGAKWAKVHELKEHNGHVTGIDWAPESNRIVTCGTDRNAYVWTLKGRTWKPTLVILRINRAARCVRWAPNENKFAVGSGSRVISICYFEQENDWWVCKHIKKPIRSTVLSLDWHPNNVLLAAGSCDFKCRIFSAYIKEVEERPAPTPWGSKMPFGELMFESSSSCGWVHGVCFSASGSRVAWVSHDSTVCLADADKKMAVVTLASETLPLLALTFITENSLVAAGHDCFPVLFTYDGAAGTLNFGGRLDVPKQSSQRGLTARERFQNLDKKASSEGGAAGGAGIDSLHKNSVRSQCSAEARPSAHSSALPAWMVE, encoded by the exons ATGGCCTACCACAGCTTCCTGGTGGAGCCCATCAGCTGCCACGCCTGGAACAAGGACCGCACCC AGATCGCCATCTGCCCCAACAACCATGAGGTGCACATCTACGAGAAGAGTGGGGCCAAATGGGCCAAGGTGCACGAGCTCAAGGAGCACAATGGGCACGTGACAG GCATCGACTGGGCCCCTGAGAGTAACCGCATCGTGACCTGTGGCACAGACCGCAATGCCTACGTGTGGACGCTGAAGGGCCGCACGTGGAAGCCCACACTTGTCATCCTGCGGATCAACCGGGCCGCTCGCTGTGTGCGCTGGGCTCCCAATGAGAACAAGTTTGCTGTGGGCAGCGGCTCCCGTGTCATCTCCATTTGTTATTTTGAGCAGGAAAATGACTG GTGGGTGTGCAAGCACATCAAGAAGCCCATCCGCTCCACCGTCCTCAGCTTGGACTGGCACCCCAACAACGTGCTCCTGGCTGCCGGCTCCTGCGACTTCAAGTGCAG GATCTTCTCAGCCTACATCAAGGAGGTGGAGGAGCGGCCAGCACCCACCCCGTGGGGCTCCAAGATGCCCTTTGGGGAGCTGATGTTTGAGTCCAGCAGTAGCTGTGGCTGGGTGCACGGTGTCTGCTTCTCAGCCAGTGGGAGCCGTGTGGCCTGGGTCAGCCACGACAGCACTGTGTGTCTGGCCGATGCTGACAAGAAGATGGC tgTTGTGACCCTGGCCTCTGAAACGCTGCCACTGCTGGCCCTCACCTTCATCACAGAAAACAGTCTGGTGGCCGCG GGCCACGATTGCTTCCCGGTGCTGTTTACCTACGACGGTGCCGCGGGGACGCTGAACTTCGGCGGGCGGCTGGACGTGCCCAAGCAGAGCTCGCAGCGAGGCCTGACGGCCCGCGAGCGCTTCCAGAACCTCGACAAGAAGGCGAGCTCCGAGGGCGGCGCGGCCGGGGGCGCCGGCATCGACTCGCTGCACAAGAACAGTGTCAG ATCTCAGTGCTCAGCGGAGGCAAGGCCAAGTGCTCACAGTTCTGCACTACCGGCATGGATGGTGGAATGA
- the ARPC1B gene encoding actin-related protein 2/3 complex subunit 1B isoform X1 produces MAYHSFLVEPISCHAWNKDRTQIAICPNNHEVHIYEKSGAKWAKVHELKEHNGHVTGIDWAPESNRIVTCGTDRNAYVWTLKGRTWKPTLVILRINRAARCVRWAPNENKFAVGSGSRVISICYFEQENDWWVCKHIKKPIRSTVLSLDWHPNNVLLAAGSCDFKCRIFSAYIKEVEERPAPTPWGSKMPFGELMFESSSSCGWVHGVCFSASGSRVAWVSHDSTVCLADADKKMAVVTLASETLPLLALTFITENSLVAAGHDCFPVLFTYDGAAGTLNFGGRLDVPKQSSQRGLTARERFQNLDKKASSEGGAAGGAGIDSLHKNSVSQISVLSGGKAKCSQFCTTGMDGGMSIWDVKSLESALKDLKIK; encoded by the exons ATGGCCTACCACAGCTTCCTGGTGGAGCCCATCAGCTGCCACGCCTGGAACAAGGACCGCACCC AGATCGCCATCTGCCCCAACAACCATGAGGTGCACATCTACGAGAAGAGTGGGGCCAAATGGGCCAAGGTGCACGAGCTCAAGGAGCACAATGGGCACGTGACAG GCATCGACTGGGCCCCTGAGAGTAACCGCATCGTGACCTGTGGCACAGACCGCAATGCCTACGTGTGGACGCTGAAGGGCCGCACGTGGAAGCCCACACTTGTCATCCTGCGGATCAACCGGGCCGCTCGCTGTGTGCGCTGGGCTCCCAATGAGAACAAGTTTGCTGTGGGCAGCGGCTCCCGTGTCATCTCCATTTGTTATTTTGAGCAGGAAAATGACTG GTGGGTGTGCAAGCACATCAAGAAGCCCATCCGCTCCACCGTCCTCAGCTTGGACTGGCACCCCAACAACGTGCTCCTGGCTGCCGGCTCCTGCGACTTCAAGTGCAG GATCTTCTCAGCCTACATCAAGGAGGTGGAGGAGCGGCCAGCACCCACCCCGTGGGGCTCCAAGATGCCCTTTGGGGAGCTGATGTTTGAGTCCAGCAGTAGCTGTGGCTGGGTGCACGGTGTCTGCTTCTCAGCCAGTGGGAGCCGTGTGGCCTGGGTCAGCCACGACAGCACTGTGTGTCTGGCCGATGCTGACAAGAAGATGGC tgTTGTGACCCTGGCCTCTGAAACGCTGCCACTGCTGGCCCTCACCTTCATCACAGAAAACAGTCTGGTGGCCGCG GGCCACGATTGCTTCCCGGTGCTGTTTACCTACGACGGTGCCGCGGGGACGCTGAACTTCGGCGGGCGGCTGGACGTGCCCAAGCAGAGCTCGCAGCGAGGCCTGACGGCCCGCGAGCGCTTCCAGAACCTCGACAAGAAGGCGAGCTCCGAGGGCGGCGCGGCCGGGGGCGCCGGCATCGACTCGCTGCACAAGAACAGTGTCAG CCAGATCTCAGTGCTCAGCGGAGGCAAGGCCAAGTGCTCACAGTTCTGCACTACCGGCATGGATGGTGGAATGAGCATCTGGGATGTGAAG AGCTTGGAGTCAGCCTTGAAGGACCTCAAGATCAAATGA